The proteins below come from a single Terriglobales bacterium genomic window:
- a CDS encoding GNAT family N-acetyltransferase — MATTARRTLHARPPAPGLAMEILDLRHFTSAELRGLLERESELWARTLSWDYRASAEMILRYLDAKILPGYAAVDAGEVHGYAFFVYEGAKGVIGDLFVDGSFGAERQRATEQKLLTHVIETLKNSPGIHRIEAQLLAHETGGVSQPFTREGFSRHARLFMSLPLSGPVASQARAVELPGIELRRWSEDDYQNVAGLITAAYRSHVDSEINDQYRTISGSLRFLNNIVRFPGCGTFDAEASLIAVDQATGASVGAILCSRVKDDVGHVTQVCVLPEHRGHGIGEGLIAASAAELRRRRFAALSLTVTEGNKRAVELYRRMGFSVKRVFDAFVWEG, encoded by the coding sequence ATGGCGACCACGGCCCGCCGTACCCTGCATGCACGCCCGCCAGCCCCCGGACTCGCGATGGAGATCCTCGACCTCAGGCATTTCACGTCGGCTGAGCTGCGCGGGCTGTTGGAGCGCGAGTCGGAGCTATGGGCGCGGACGCTGAGCTGGGACTACCGGGCGTCGGCGGAGATGATCCTGCGGTACCTGGACGCGAAGATCCTGCCGGGATACGCGGCGGTGGACGCGGGCGAGGTGCACGGGTACGCGTTCTTCGTCTACGAGGGCGCGAAGGGCGTGATCGGCGACCTGTTCGTGGACGGCAGCTTCGGCGCGGAGCGGCAGCGCGCGACCGAGCAGAAGCTGTTGACGCACGTGATCGAGACGCTGAAGAACTCGCCGGGCATCCATCGCATCGAAGCGCAACTGCTGGCGCACGAGACGGGGGGAGTGTCGCAGCCCTTCACGCGCGAGGGGTTCTCCAGGCATGCACGGTTGTTCATGTCGCTGCCGCTGAGCGGGCCCGTGGCAAGCCAGGCGCGGGCGGTGGAGCTGCCGGGCATCGAGCTGCGGCGGTGGTCGGAAGACGACTACCAGAACGTGGCGGGGCTGATCACGGCGGCGTACCGCAGCCACGTGGATTCCGAGATCAACGACCAGTACCGGACGATCTCCGGGTCGCTGCGCTTCCTGAACAACATCGTGCGGTTCCCGGGGTGCGGGACGTTCGACGCGGAGGCGTCGCTGATCGCGGTGGACCAGGCTACGGGGGCGAGCGTGGGGGCGATCCTGTGCTCGCGGGTGAAGGACGACGTGGGGCACGTGACGCAGGTGTGCGTGCTGCCGGAGCATCGGGGGCACGGGATCGGGGAAGGGCTGATCGCGGCGTCGGCGGCGGAGCTGAGGCGCCGGCGGTTCGCGGCGCTGTCGCTCACGGTCACGGAAGGGAACAAGCGCGCGGTCGAGCTGTACCGGCGGATGGGATTCAGCGTGAAGAGAGTGTTCGACGCGTTCGTCTGGGAAGGGTAG
- a CDS encoding oligopeptide transporter, OPT family, which produces MAEPNAEFQPYIPPERDIPEFTLRAVLLGGFFGLLFGAVTVYVGLRAGLTVAASIPIAVLSISILRVLGKSTILENNIVQTTGSAGESIAGGVIFTLPALIFLGFPLEYSRIFLLTLFGGWLGVFFMIPLRRQLIVKEHGNLLYPEGTACADVLIAGDRGGSFASRVFMGLGIGSLYTLFQNENMFSAWQSTPTYNPKWLPGGSFRANTTTEYLGVGYIIGPRIAGVIFAGGVFAWLVVMPAIKFFGSGLTAPLYPGPKLIADMSPDELWRYYIRPIGAGAVAAAGLITLMKTVPTIIGALRAGLADLKGGAAAAASRKRTDDDLPMSWALLGAAVVLVMMWAMLTFKPVPGAYTSWFANIAAAVFVVIFGFLFVTVSSRITGLIGTSSNPISGMAIATLMATCAIFLVLGWTAAAYGALAISIGGVVCIASANAGNTSQDLKTGFLVGATPRKQQYALLIGVMVSVFAIGVTLMGMNKGLESYRTMNQPWDVNAPHKGVELQRDQQLPSQIRVTDEKGNHVASVSGSDYQVLNAIGSRDLPDGKYLFNPKTGVIEVQWIQGIGSERAAAPQARLMATVINGILNQQLPWGLVLLGVFLVIGVELLGIRSLSFAVGFYIPMATTLAIFTGGLVRWLAESAAERAGEKAEESDVSPGSLYASGLIAAGGIVGLLGIAVKLMETQGWIKEGAVAWGNHLPWMASGSPVGHWIGVVTFILLAYSAFYYARKPLETGTK; this is translated from the coding sequence GTGGCCGAACCGAACGCCGAATTCCAACCTTACATCCCGCCCGAGCGCGACATCCCTGAGTTCACTCTGCGCGCCGTCTTGCTCGGCGGCTTTTTCGGACTCCTCTTCGGCGCCGTCACCGTTTACGTCGGCCTGCGCGCCGGACTCACCGTCGCTGCCTCCATCCCCATCGCGGTCCTCTCCATCTCCATCCTGCGCGTCCTCGGCAAGTCGACCATCCTCGAGAACAACATCGTCCAGACCACCGGCTCGGCCGGCGAGTCCATCGCCGGCGGCGTCATCTTCACGCTCCCCGCACTCATCTTCCTCGGCTTCCCGCTCGAGTACTCCCGCATCTTCCTCTTGACCCTGTTCGGCGGATGGCTCGGCGTCTTCTTCATGATCCCCTTGCGCCGCCAGCTCATCGTCAAGGAGCACGGCAACCTGCTCTATCCCGAAGGCACCGCCTGCGCCGACGTCCTCATCGCCGGCGACCGCGGCGGCTCCTTCGCCTCCCGCGTCTTCATGGGACTCGGCATCGGCTCCCTCTACACCCTCTTCCAGAACGAGAACATGTTCTCGGCCTGGCAATCCACGCCCACCTACAACCCCAAGTGGCTCCCCGGCGGCTCCTTCCGCGCCAACACCACCACCGAGTACCTCGGCGTCGGCTACATCATCGGGCCCCGCATCGCGGGCGTCATCTTCGCCGGCGGCGTCTTCGCCTGGCTGGTCGTCATGCCCGCCATCAAGTTCTTCGGCAGCGGCCTGACCGCGCCCCTCTACCCCGGCCCCAAGCTCATCGCCGACATGTCCCCTGACGAGCTCTGGCGCTACTACATCCGCCCCATCGGCGCCGGCGCCGTCGCCGCCGCCGGCCTCATCACCCTCATGAAGACCGTCCCCACCATCATCGGCGCGCTCCGCGCCGGCCTCGCCGACCTCAAGGGCGGCGCCGCCGCCGCTGCCTCCCGCAAGCGCACCGACGACGACCTCCCCATGTCCTGGGCGCTGCTCGGCGCCGCCGTCGTCCTCGTCATGATGTGGGCCATGCTGACCTTCAAGCCCGTCCCCGGCGCCTACACCAGCTGGTTCGCCAACATCGCCGCCGCCGTCTTCGTCGTCATCTTCGGATTCCTCTTCGTCACGGTCAGCTCGCGCATCACCGGCCTCATCGGCACCTCCTCGAACCCCATCTCCGGCATGGCCATCGCCACGCTCATGGCCACCTGCGCTATCTTCCTCGTCCTCGGCTGGACGGCCGCCGCTTACGGCGCGCTCGCCATCTCCATCGGCGGCGTCGTCTGCATCGCCTCCGCCAACGCCGGCAACACCTCGCAGGACCTCAAGACCGGCTTCCTCGTCGGCGCCACCCCGCGCAAGCAGCAGTACGCCCTGCTCATCGGCGTCATGGTCTCGGTCTTCGCCATCGGCGTCACCCTCATGGGCATGAACAAGGGCCTCGAGTCCTACCGCACCATGAACCAGCCCTGGGACGTCAACGCCCCCCACAAGGGCGTCGAACTCCAGCGCGACCAGCAACTGCCTTCGCAGATCCGCGTCACCGACGAGAAGGGCAACCACGTCGCCTCCGTCAGCGGCTCCGACTACCAGGTGCTCAACGCCATCGGCTCGCGCGACCTCCCCGACGGCAAGTACCTCTTCAACCCGAAGACCGGCGTGATCGAGGTCCAGTGGATCCAGGGCATCGGCTCCGAGCGCGCCGCCGCGCCCCAGGCCCGCCTCATGGCCACCGTCATCAACGGCATCCTCAACCAGCAACTCCCCTGGGGACTCGTCCTGCTCGGCGTCTTCCTCGTCATCGGCGTCGAGCTGCTCGGCATCCGCTCGCTCTCCTTCGCCGTCGGCTTCTATATCCCCATGGCCACCACGCTCGCCATCTTCACCGGCGGCCTCGTCCGCTGGCTGGCGGAATCCGCCGCCGAACGCGCCGGCGAGAAGGCCGAAGAATCTGACGTCTCGCCCGGCTCGCTCTACGCCTCCGGCCTCATCGCCGCCGGCGGCATCGTCGGCCTGCTCGGCATCGCCGTGAAGCTCATGGAGACGCAGGGCTGGATCAAGGAAGGCGCCGTCGCCTGGGGCAATCACCTGCCCTGGATGGCCTCCGGCTCCCCCGTCGGTCACTGGATCGGCGTCGTCACCTTCATCCTGCTGGCTTACTCGGCGTTCTATTACGCCCGCAAGCCGCTCGAAACGGGCACGAAGTAA
- a CDS encoding HNH endonuclease produces the protein MHKHGTHHGTHARQNPHTQAAPQPKANGNGGHPMHQPVLVLNASYEPINICAARRAIVLVLKGVAMTEEENGHYLHAARIAMRVPSVIRLVEYRRIPHQTRALSRKNILLRDRNTCQYCAKLLPSAELTLDHVIPRSRGGMSSWENLVACCQECNRNKGNQLLHEAAMKLIREPRAFTLHTSRHIMRMIGRSDAKWRKYLFY, from the coding sequence ATGCATAAGCACGGGACACATCACGGAACCCATGCACGGCAGAACCCGCACACGCAGGCGGCGCCGCAGCCGAAGGCGAACGGGAACGGCGGGCATCCCATGCACCAGCCGGTGCTGGTGCTGAACGCGAGCTACGAGCCCATCAACATCTGCGCGGCGCGGCGCGCGATCGTGCTGGTGCTGAAGGGCGTGGCGATGACGGAGGAAGAGAACGGGCACTACCTGCACGCGGCGCGCATCGCGATGCGGGTGCCGAGCGTGATCCGGCTGGTGGAGTACCGGCGCATCCCGCACCAGACGCGGGCGCTCTCGCGCAAGAACATCCTGCTGCGCGACCGCAACACCTGCCAGTACTGCGCCAAGCTGCTGCCCTCGGCGGAACTCACGCTCGACCACGTGATCCCGCGGTCGCGCGGAGGGATGTCGAGCTGGGAGAACCTGGTGGCCTGCTGCCAGGAGTGCAACCGCAACAAGGGGAACCAGTTGCTGCACGAGGCGGCGATGAAGCTGATCCGGGAGCCGCGGGCGTTCACGCTGCACACCAGCCGGCACATCATGCGGATGATCGGGCGGTCGGACGCGAAGTGGAGAAAGTACCTGTTCTATTAG
- a CDS encoding DUF6677 family protein has protein sequence MTEAAEHIEEKHYPLTPTAIVAPLVGWLIPGGGHFLQKKWTRGTLLLLSVAAMFWLGIAMSGKVYQQNTGDLLDILGFVGEAGAGLLYFAARSSDWGTGAITTASGNYGTVFLIVSGLLNIVSAIDSHQIALGKKP, from the coding sequence ATGACCGAAGCCGCTGAACACATCGAAGAGAAGCACTACCCGCTCACCCCGACGGCCATCGTCGCGCCGCTGGTCGGCTGGCTCATCCCCGGCGGCGGACACTTCCTGCAGAAGAAGTGGACCCGCGGCACGCTCCTCCTGCTCTCCGTCGCCGCCATGTTCTGGCTTGGCATCGCCATGAGCGGCAAGGTCTACCAGCAGAACACCGGCGACCTGCTCGACATCCTGGGCTTCGTCGGCGAAGCCGGCGCCGGCCTGCTCTACTTCGCCGCCCGCTCTTCCGATTGGGGCACCGGCGCCATCACCACCGCCAGCGGCAACTACGGTACCGTCTTCCTCATCGTCTCCGGCTTGCTCAACATCGTCTCCGCCATCGACTCCCACCAGATCGCTCTAGGGAAAAAGCCGTGA
- a CDS encoding YggS family pyridoxal phosphate-dependent enzyme produces the protein MPIAQNIASIQSRIAAAAARASRSPDSVQLMAVTKTFPGEAIAEAHAAGLRLFGENRVQEFAGKSWDVNSLPDARFHLIGKLQTNKVPRAVELFHGIDSVDSLKLAEKLNAVAGRMRKRLPILLEINIGGERQKAGLAPDSAELEQLLAAAPRLAALSLDGLMCLPPHTDDPEGARPYFRRLRELRDTLRARHDLPLATLSMGMSHDFEVAIEEGSTCVRLGTAIFGERSQP, from the coding sequence TTGCCCATCGCTCAGAACATCGCTTCGATCCAGTCGCGCATCGCGGCCGCCGCCGCCCGCGCCTCGCGCTCCCCCGACTCCGTCCAGCTCATGGCTGTCACCAAGACCTTCCCCGGCGAGGCCATCGCCGAAGCGCACGCCGCCGGCCTCCGCCTGTTCGGCGAGAACCGCGTGCAGGAGTTCGCCGGCAAGTCCTGGGACGTGAACTCGCTCCCCGACGCCCGCTTCCACCTCATTGGCAAGCTCCAGACCAACAAAGTCCCGCGCGCCGTCGAGCTCTTCCACGGCATCGACTCCGTCGACTCGCTCAAGCTCGCCGAAAAGCTCAACGCCGTGGCCGGACGCATGCGCAAGCGTCTCCCCATCCTGCTCGAGATCAACATCGGCGGCGAGCGGCAGAAGGCCGGCCTCGCGCCCGACTCAGCGGAACTCGAGCAGCTCCTCGCCGCCGCGCCGCGCCTCGCCGCGCTCTCCCTCGACGGCCTGATGTGCCTCCCGCCGCACACCGACGACCCCGAAGGCGCGCGCCCCTACTTCCGCCGCCTGCGCGAGCTGCGCGACACGCTTCGCGCCCGCCACGACCTGCCGCTCGCCACGCTCTCCATGGGCATGTCCCACGACTTCGAGGTCGCCATCGAGGAAGGCTCGACCTGCGTCCGTCTAGGCACAGCCATCTTCGGTGAAAGGTCGCAGCCGTGA
- a CDS encoding DUF167 domain-containing protein yields the protein MIPIRESAGAVTFSVRVHPRAKKNALTGTHGDALKLSLTAPPVEGRANIAVIEFFADLLRLPRSSITIAAGQASRNKVVRITGITAKVLAERIEAALP from the coding sequence ATGATCCCGATAAGAGAATCCGCCGGCGCCGTCACCTTCTCCGTCCGCGTCCACCCGCGCGCGAAGAAGAACGCCCTCACCGGCACCCACGGCGACGCCCTCAAGCTCTCCCTCACCGCCCCGCCCGTCGAGGGCCGCGCCAACATCGCCGTCATCGAATTCTTCGCTGACCTTTTGCGCCTGCCGCGCTCGTCCATTACCATTGCCGCGGGCCAGGCCAGCCGCAACAAGGTCGTCCGCATCACCGGCATCACGGCGAAGGTACTTGCGGAACGCATCGAAGCTGCCCTCCCCTGA
- a CDS encoding Xaa-Pro peptidase family protein, translating into MDLQSIQSALAERGFDAWLFYDHHHRDPIAYSVLGLSPSLMVTRRWYYVVPAKGDPQKLVHRIEAGHLDPLPGAKTEYSAWQEQHEGLKKLLAPYKKIAMQYSPNNAIPYIGLVDAGTIELVRSFGKEIASSGDLVARFEAQWSDAQIQTHFAARDLIDRITQEAFQEIGRRVRNGGTHEYEIQQWIGEAFRRDGLVTDDLPIVGVNANSGNPHYEPTAATSAKIKQGDFVLLDIWAKKAQPADAVYYDITWTGVVGKPTDRHREIFAIVTAARDAGVKAVQDAVAAGRKLQGWEVDKATRATIAAQGYEKYFTHRTGHSIGTSVHGNGANMDDLETHDVREIIPNSCFSIEPGIYLPEFGVRSEVNVLVRKGSAEVTGAIQKELVEI; encoded by the coding sequence ATGGACCTCCAATCCATCCAGTCCGCCCTCGCCGAGCGCGGTTTCGACGCCTGGCTCTTCTACGACCACCACCACCGCGACCCCATCGCCTACAGCGTCCTCGGCCTCTCGCCCTCGCTCATGGTCACGCGCCGCTGGTACTACGTCGTGCCCGCCAAGGGCGACCCGCAGAAGCTCGTCCACCGCATCGAGGCCGGTCACCTCGACCCGCTCCCCGGCGCGAAGACCGAGTACTCCGCCTGGCAGGAGCAGCACGAAGGGCTGAAGAAGCTCCTCGCGCCTTACAAGAAGATCGCGATGCAGTACTCCCCCAACAACGCCATCCCGTACATCGGCCTGGTGGACGCCGGCACCATCGAGCTCGTCCGCAGCTTCGGCAAGGAGATCGCCAGCTCCGGCGACCTGGTCGCGCGCTTCGAGGCGCAGTGGTCCGACGCCCAGATCCAGACGCACTTCGCCGCCCGCGACCTCATCGACCGCATCACCCAGGAAGCCTTCCAGGAGATCGGCCGTCGCGTCCGCAACGGCGGCACCCACGAGTACGAGATCCAGCAGTGGATCGGCGAGGCCTTCCGGCGCGACGGCCTGGTCACCGACGACCTGCCCATCGTCGGCGTCAACGCCAATAGCGGCAACCCGCACTACGAGCCCACCGCTGCCACCTCCGCGAAGATCAAGCAAGGCGACTTCGTCCTGCTCGACATCTGGGCGAAGAAAGCTCAGCCCGCCGACGCTGTCTACTACGACATCACCTGGACCGGCGTCGTCGGCAAGCCCACCGACCGCCACCGCGAGATCTTCGCCATCGTCACCGCCGCCCGCGACGCCGGCGTCAAGGCCGTGCAGGACGCCGTCGCCGCCGGACGCAAGCTCCAGGGCTGGGAGGTCGACAAGGCCACGCGCGCCACCATCGCCGCCCAGGGCTACGAGAAATACTTCACGCACCGCACCGGACACTCCATCGGCACCAGCGTCCACGGCAACGGCGCCAACATGGACGACCTCGAGACCCACGACGTCCGCGAGATCATCCCCAACAGCTGCTTCTCCATCGAACCCGGCATCTACCTTCCCGAGTTCGGCGTCCGCAGCGAGGTGAACGTGCTCGTCCGCAAGGGCTCCGCCGAGGTCACCGGCGCCATCCAGAAGGAACTGGTCGAGATTTGA
- a CDS encoding ComF family protein has protein sequence MCERARPPYERALAYGPYEGALRDLIHLMKYARVQTAAPVLGRMLAEVVAGLEIAGERVLVVPVPLYTGKQRQRGFNQALEITRAAFRPPFAPPKSGVAKDGAPRFELAAERLVRVRDTVSQTGLTRHQRRENVRGAFAAVEPEKLEGATVLLVDDVMTTGTTAAECAKVLRRAGAEKVYVATVARVLRSDAQLVEPESSEPEEFEDEPTTKSMAAYA, from the coding sequence ATGTGTGAGCGGGCGCGGCCGCCGTACGAGCGGGCGCTGGCGTATGGGCCGTACGAGGGCGCGTTGCGCGACCTGATCCACCTGATGAAGTACGCGCGCGTGCAGACGGCGGCGCCGGTGCTGGGGCGGATGCTGGCGGAGGTGGTGGCCGGGTTGGAGATCGCGGGCGAGCGCGTGCTGGTGGTGCCGGTCCCGCTGTACACCGGCAAGCAACGGCAGCGCGGATTCAACCAGGCGCTGGAGATCACGCGCGCGGCCTTCCGCCCACCCTTTGCTCCGCCAAAGTCGGGCGTCGCAAAGGATGGGGCACCCAGATTCGAACTGGCGGCGGAGCGGCTGGTGCGGGTGCGCGACACGGTGTCGCAGACCGGGCTGACGCGGCATCAGCGGCGCGAGAACGTGCGCGGGGCGTTCGCGGCGGTCGAGCCCGAGAAGCTCGAGGGCGCGACCGTGCTGCTGGTCGACGACGTGATGACCACCGGCACGACGGCGGCGGAGTGCGCGAAGGTGCTGCGGCGCGCCGGCGCGGAGAAGGTGTACGTGGCGACGGTGGCGCGCGTGCTCCGGAGCGACGCGCAGCTGGTCGAGCCAGAGTCGAGCGAGCCGGAGGAGTTTGAGGACGAACCCACGACGAAGAGCATGGCGGCCTATGCATAA
- a CDS encoding MFS transporter gives MTFSDRLTEVRTGFERPFWVANITEIFERLSYYSVFAVLVRYLNEGLGFSIEQAGTLGGFFGAAVWFMAIFGGAVADKIGFRRALSLAYFILSGAYFLVGSIGAPWLAPVRNAVPLGLLAGVILFLPALGVALVKPSVVGTTARASADNVRSIGYSIYYTMVNIGSFLGPYLAGWVRERIKSGQMQIEDVFRIAALSVFLMLIAVLIFFKEPRRSADQPVPSLGQVTRNFFTVLGNFRFVLFLLIFSGYWVVFWQQYLILPSYVVNYVDSTANTEWILITDPIIVIFFTVAINAATRRIPSFHAVTLGTFVTAIGWLVMPFWHSKWAAVVALVIVATGEIIQSPRYYEYISRLAPAGQQGTYMGFAFLPIGIGSLLGGWLAGKLLHHYGEVLKQPNTIWYIVVGIGVLTAALLYLYDRIVQPMKQETAS, from the coding sequence ATGACCTTCTCTGACCGCCTCACGGAAGTCCGCACCGGCTTCGAGCGCCCCTTCTGGGTCGCCAACATCACCGAGATCTTCGAGCGCCTCTCCTACTACTCCGTCTTCGCCGTCCTCGTCCGCTACCTCAACGAAGGCCTCGGCTTCTCCATCGAGCAGGCCGGCACGCTCGGCGGATTCTTCGGCGCCGCCGTCTGGTTCATGGCCATCTTCGGCGGCGCCGTCGCCGACAAGATCGGCTTCCGCCGCGCCCTCTCCCTCGCCTACTTCATCCTCTCGGGCGCCTACTTCCTGGTCGGCTCCATCGGCGCGCCCTGGCTCGCCCCCGTCCGCAACGCCGTTCCGCTCGGCCTGCTCGCCGGCGTCATCCTCTTCCTGCCCGCGCTCGGCGTCGCGCTCGTCAAGCCCAGCGTCGTCGGCACCACCGCCCGCGCCTCCGCCGACAACGTTCGCTCCATCGGCTACTCCATCTACTACACCATGGTGAACATCGGCTCGTTCCTCGGACCCTACCTCGCCGGCTGGGTCCGCGAGCGCATCAAGAGCGGCCAGATGCAGATCGAAGACGTCTTCCGCATCGCCGCCCTCAGCGTCTTCCTCATGCTCATCGCCGTCCTCATCTTCTTCAAGGAGCCCCGCCGCTCCGCCGATCAGCCCGTGCCCTCCCTCGGTCAGGTCACGCGCAACTTCTTCACCGTCCTCGGCAACTTCCGCTTCGTCCTCTTCCTGCTCATCTTCTCCGGCTACTGGGTCGTCTTCTGGCAGCAGTACCTCATCCTGCCCAGCTACGTCGTCAACTACGTCGACTCCACCGCCAACACCGAGTGGATCCTCATCACCGATCCCATCATCGTCATCTTCTTCACCGTCGCCATCAACGCCGCCACCCGCCGCATCCCCAGCTTCCACGCCGTCACGCTCGGCACCTTCGTCACCGCCATCGGATGGCTCGTCATGCCCTTCTGGCACTCCAAGTGGGCCGCCGTCGTCGCCCTCGTCATCGTCGCCACCGGCGAGATCATCCAGTCGCCGCGCTACTACGAGTACATCTCCCGCCTCGCCCCCGCCGGCCAGCAGGGCACCTACATGGGCTTTGCCTTCCTGCCCATCGGCATCGGCTCGCTCCTCGGCGGATGGCTCGCCGGCAAGCTCCTCCACCACTACGGCGAGGTCCTCAAGCAGCCCAACACCATCTGGTACATCGTCGTCGGCATCGGCGTGCTCACCGCCGCCCTGCTCTACCTCTACGACCGCATCGTCCAGCCCATGAAGCAGGAGACCGCGTCATAG
- a CDS encoding M28 family peptidase — translation MTAKPAVRLRATVFLLVLALVAPQLWAATAPADPARYLNDVRKLADPRMEGRGAGTRGLNKARDYVEREFKRLGLEPAGEAGKYTQWFDVTVGAKLKGKNRLAATVSGKEEKLKLREDYVPLTFSASGAAAAPVVFVGYGASAPEFGYDDYMHMDVKDKIVLVLRNEPPGFQQKSGNQGPTHHALLITKAINARVHGAKAVVLVNAAPGKGEEDLLMKFGQAGPEDAGIPIVQVKRAVADRWLGAEKTSLDALQKAIDEKSQPDSRSLPESMKVALEVDIERIHKQVANVLAYLPGKTDEYVIVGGHYDHLGRGGQSSLAPSLVGQVHPGADDNASGAAGVLELARLFAAERGKLQRGVLFMEFAGEELGILGSSWWVKHPTRPLEKAVAMLNMDMIGRIAGGKVFIGGVGTGSTLKALVEGAVPKHQLTVDYSASGYAASDHTSFVTQKIPVLFFFSGLHSDYHKPSDTWEKIDAASAARLLDLVAELTSDLAGDTARPQFVRVETDQRPAGGGGGGYGPYFGSIPDFGQVETGVKFADVRPGSPAAKAGIKGGDILVQWNEMQIKNLQDFTFALRKSKVGDVVEVKVLRGSETMTFKVTLEQRK, via the coding sequence ATGACTGCCAAGCCAGCCGTACGCCTGCGGGCCACCGTGTTCCTGCTCGTGCTTGCCCTGGTCGCGCCGCAGTTGTGGGCGGCGACCGCGCCCGCCGATCCGGCGCGCTATCTCAACGACGTGAGGAAACTGGCCGACCCGCGCATGGAAGGTCGCGGCGCCGGGACGCGCGGGTTGAACAAGGCGCGCGACTACGTGGAGCGCGAGTTCAAGCGGCTGGGGCTGGAGCCGGCGGGCGAGGCGGGGAAATACACGCAGTGGTTCGACGTCACGGTGGGAGCGAAGCTGAAGGGGAAGAACCGTCTGGCGGCGACCGTCAGCGGGAAAGAAGAGAAGCTGAAGCTGCGCGAGGACTACGTGCCGCTCACGTTCTCGGCGAGCGGCGCGGCGGCGGCGCCGGTGGTGTTCGTGGGATATGGCGCGTCGGCGCCGGAGTTCGGCTACGACGACTACATGCACATGGACGTGAAGGACAAGATCGTCCTGGTGCTGCGCAACGAGCCGCCCGGGTTCCAGCAGAAAAGCGGGAACCAGGGCCCGACGCACCACGCGCTGCTCATCACGAAAGCCATCAACGCGCGCGTGCACGGCGCGAAGGCGGTGGTGCTGGTGAACGCCGCGCCCGGCAAGGGCGAGGAAGACCTGCTGATGAAGTTCGGACAAGCGGGGCCCGAGGACGCGGGGATCCCGATCGTGCAGGTGAAGCGCGCGGTGGCGGACCGGTGGCTGGGGGCGGAGAAGACGTCGCTCGACGCGCTGCAGAAGGCCATCGACGAGAAGTCGCAGCCGGATTCGCGGTCGCTGCCGGAGAGCATGAAGGTGGCGCTCGAGGTGGACATCGAGCGGATCCACAAGCAGGTGGCGAACGTGCTGGCGTACCTGCCAGGGAAGACGGACGAGTACGTGATCGTGGGCGGGCACTACGACCACCTGGGGCGGGGCGGGCAGAGCTCGCTGGCGCCGTCGCTGGTGGGGCAGGTGCATCCGGGAGCGGACGACAACGCGTCGGGCGCGGCGGGCGTGCTGGAGCTGGCGCGGCTGTTCGCGGCGGAGCGCGGCAAGCTGCAGCGCGGCGTACTGTTCATGGAGTTCGCGGGCGAGGAGCTGGGGATCCTGGGGTCGAGCTGGTGGGTGAAGCATCCCACGCGGCCGCTGGAAAAGGCGGTCGCGATGCTGAACATGGACATGATCGGGCGCATCGCGGGCGGCAAGGTGTTCATCGGCGGAGTGGGGACGGGTTCGACGCTGAAGGCGCTGGTGGAGGGCGCGGTCCCGAAGCACCAGCTGACGGTGGATTATTCGGCGAGCGGATACGCGGCGAGCGACCACACCAGCTTCGTCACGCAGAAGATCCCGGTGCTGTTCTTCTTCAGCGGGCTGCACTCGGATTACCACAAGCCGAGCGACACGTGGGAGAAGATCGACGCGGCGTCGGCGGCGCGGCTGCTGGACCTGGTGGCGGAGTTGACCAGCGACTTGGCGGGCGACACGGCGCGCCCGCAGTTCGTGCGGGTGGAGACCGACCAGCGTCCGGCGGGGGGCGGAGGCGGCGGCTACGGGCCGTACTTTGGGTCGATCCCGGACTTCGGGCAGGTGGAGACGGGAGTGAAGTTCGCGGACGTGCGGCCAGGGTCGCCGGCGGCGAAGGCGGGCATCAAGGGCGGCGACATCCTGGTGCAGTGGAACGAGATGCAGATCAAGAACCTGCAGGACTTCACCTTCGCGCTGCGCAAGAGCAAGGTGGGCGACGTGGTGGAGGTGAAGGTGCTTCGGGGCAGCGAGACGATGACGTTCAAAGTGACGCTGGAGCAGAGAAAATGA